DNA sequence from the Prochlorothrix hollandica PCC 9006 = CALU 1027 genome:
TAACCTATTTCGGTGCAAACAGTTGGTTCCTAGAGGTGGGTCAACTGCGCATCCTCCTCGATCCGTGGCTCGTGGATAGCCTCACCTTTGGGGGACAGCGGTGGTTTTTTGAAGTCACCAACCGCTATCAACCCCCCATTCCCCGACGGATTGATCTAATTTTGCTGTCCCAAGGCTTGCCCGACCACGCCCACCGTCCCACCCTAGAACAACTCGATCGAACCATCCCCGTCATCGGTTCCGCCAGCGCTGCCAAGCTAGCTAGCCAACTGGGGTATACCCAGGTTACGACCCTCAAACCAGGGCAAGGGCAAACCCTGGGCAAGGGGCTGGAGATTCGGGCATTGGCCGGTGCCCCAGTGCCCCAGGTGGAAAATGGCTATCTGCTCAGCCAACGGCGGGATGGTCGCAAACTGTACTATGAACCCCATGGTTTTGCGGCTCCGGAACTGGTCAACTATGGCCCGGTGGATGTGGTCATCAGTCCGGTGGTTAACATCAGCTTGCCCCTAGCCGGACCTATTGTTAAGGGAAAGACCACCGCCCTGGGTCTTGCCCAGCAGTTAAAACCCCACTATTTTCTGCCCACTGCCGCCGGGGGAGATGTGGACTATACGGGCATCCTCGATCGCATCTTGACCACGGAGGGCAGTGTTGCCGCTTTTAAAGCCCAGGTCAGCGCAGCGGGCTTGGCAACCCAAGTCCTGGATCCCAAGCCAGGTCGGCCCTATGGGTTGCGGTTCCCTCCTGCCCAACGGTCTCTCCCAGGGCAAGCCTGGGTGCAATGGCTACAGGGCGCTAAAACCTGATCTAAGGCTTGTAGTAGCGACTTCAGTCGCTTTGGTTTGTAATAGCGACTTCAGTCGCTTTGGTTTGTAGCTCTTGGGGGGATAACGACTGAAGTCGTTACTACGAACGGGGGGAGAGGGACTTCAGTTGCTTTGGCGATCGGAGGAGGGTTATGGCCCGTGACCCATTAGGTGCGCAGGTTGTGAAACAGGGGATCGCTATCGTCGATCGCCAACCCCTGCAACCGCTCCCGGATCTGGGCCTGTTCCGAGGCACTAAACAGGGCATTGAACTTGAGGGATTGGGTGGGGGCGATCGCCTGGGTCACATTCGCTTTCCAGGTTTCCTGGGCTAAAACCACCTGCTGGGAACTGTGGCGATAGTTTTCAAGCATTTGCTCCTCGTAGGGGATACCCATGAAGTCACAGAGGGGCGCGATCGTCCCTGGGGTATCCCTGACCAATTGCTCATAGCGCACCAGGTGGTGGCGGGGGTGGTGGCGATAGCGATAGCTGAGGCTGATGTCTTGGATCCAGCGATCGACGGCGCGATCGCGGTCCGCTTTTTCCTTGCGCCACAGTTCCGGATGCTTCAGCCGCACCTCATAGAGGGAAGCCACCACATCGCTGCCATTGCGCAAAATGTGGATAAACTTGGCCTCCGGCAGCAAGCGCTGAATCTGGGGAATGGCATGGAGATGATCGGGGGTTTTCTCCAACCAAATCTGTTTGTGTTGTTGGCCCATCAGGTCAGCCAACACAGCGTTAATCAG
Encoded proteins:
- a CDS encoding MBL fold metallo-hydrolase — translated: MQLTYFGANSWFLEVGQLRILLDPWLVDSLTFGGQRWFFEVTNRYQPPIPRRIDLILLSQGLPDHAHRPTLEQLDRTIPVIGSASAAKLASQLGYTQVTTLKPGQGQTLGKGLEIRALAGAPVPQVENGYLLSQRRDGRKLYYEPHGFAAPELVNYGPVDVVISPVVNISLPLAGPIVKGKTTALGLAQQLKPHYFLPTAAGGDVDYTGILDRILTTEGSVAAFKAQVSAAGLATQVLDPKPGRPYGLRFPPAQRSLPGQAWVQWLQGAKT
- a CDS encoding sulfotransferase family protein, coding for MALSPPSPGQFFLVGCPRSGTTLLQSLLASHSQVISFPESHFFVKTLPRLAWGRSWKPWILWLRRSTTAMAPKRMAAFLGKVNRPDLAATLPPAPWSQNQYAHLINAVLADLMGQQHKQIWLEKTPDHLHAIPQIQRLLPEAKFIHILRNGSDVVASLYEVRLKHPELWRKEKADRDRAVDRWIQDISLSYRYRHHPRHHLVRYEQLVRDTPGTIAPLCDFMGIPYEEQMLENYRHSSQQVVLAQETWKANVTQAIAPTQSLKFNALFSASEQAQIRERLQGLAIDDSDPLFHNLRT